A single Streptomyces sp. Edi2 DNA region contains:
- a CDS encoding DUF3710 domain-containing protein codes for MFGRRKKNEAPEESVEDTTLDEHAVSDADEDEAPQQRLNLPPAPRPDGPWDVSEVSEPGEGRVDLGGLFVPGVEGMELRVEVAGDAIVAATVVLQDSAVQLQAFAAPKNEGIWGEVREEIAAGITQQGGVIDEVEGPLGWELRAQVPVQLPDGTNGVQVVRFIGVDGPRWFLRGVISGQGAVQPQAAGVLEHIFRDTVVIRGEGPMAPRDPIVLKLPDDAQMVPDGVQQDQVEQSRFGGGVERLERGPEITEIR; via the coding sequence GTGTTCGGACGTCGCAAGAAGAACGAGGCTCCTGAAGAGTCGGTCGAGGACACCACGCTCGACGAGCACGCGGTGAGCGACGCCGACGAGGACGAGGCGCCGCAGCAGCGGCTCAATCTTCCGCCCGCGCCGCGCCCCGACGGTCCCTGGGACGTGTCGGAGGTCTCCGAGCCCGGCGAGGGCCGGGTGGACCTCGGCGGGCTGTTCGTGCCGGGTGTCGAGGGCATGGAGCTCCGGGTGGAGGTCGCTGGTGACGCCATCGTCGCCGCGACCGTGGTGCTGCAGGACAGCGCCGTACAGCTGCAGGCCTTCGCCGCCCCCAAGAACGAGGGCATCTGGGGCGAGGTCCGCGAGGAGATCGCGGCCGGCATCACCCAGCAGGGCGGCGTCATCGACGAGGTCGAGGGCCCGCTGGGCTGGGAGCTGCGTGCCCAGGTACCCGTACAGCTGCCGGACGGCACGAACGGTGTGCAGGTCGTGCGCTTCATCGGTGTCGACGGGCCCCGGTGGTTCCTGCGCGGTGTGATCTCCGGCCAGGGCGCGGTGCAGCCGCAGGCCGCCGGCGTGCTGGAACACATCTTCCGGGACACCGTCGTCATCCGCGGCGAGGGCCCGATGGCCCCCCGCGATCCGATCGTCCTGAAGCTGCCCGACGACGCCCAGATGGTGCCGGACGGTGTGCAGCAGGACCAGGTCGAGCAGTCGCGCTTCGGCGGTGGTGTGGAGCGTCTGGAGCGTGGACCGGAGATCACCGAGATCCGCTGA
- the kdpF gene encoding K(+)-transporting ATPase subunit F, translated as MTAENIVGLVVAVALLGYLVLALVFPERF; from the coding sequence GTGACCGCGGAGAACATCGTCGGCCTGGTCGTGGCCGTCGCCCTGCTCGGCTACCTGGTCCTCGCCCTCGTCTTCCCGGAGAGGTTCTGA
- the kdpA gene encoding potassium-transporting ATPase subunit KdpA, which produces MSPVLAGVLQLTALIAALALAYRPLGDHMAAVYTSPKHLRIEKAVYRCIGADADTQMRWPAYLRGVLAFSAVGVLFLYLLQRVQGGMPLSLGFASISPDQAFNTAASFVANTNWQSYSGEQAMGHVVQTAGLAVQNFVSAATGMAVAIALVRGFARSRTGELGNFWADLVRGTVRVLVPIAVLGALVLVACGAVQNFSGIHEVGQFMGGSQQTNGGAVASQEVIKELGTNGGGYFNANSAHPFENPDAFTNLFEVFLILVIPFALTRTFGKLVGNVKQGYAVLATMGIIWLGFTALMMWSEFAHGGPALQAAGAAMEGKETRFGIGGSSIFSVATTLTSTGAVDSFHSSFTAFGGGIQLLGMMLGEIAPGGVGSGLYGMLVMAIIAVFIAGLMVGRTPEYLGKKIGTREIKLAACYILITPTLVLGFTAVSMVLPDALGSMLNTKALGAGSHGFSEVLYAFTSGANNNGSAFGGLNANTPWYNTTIGLAMLLGRFLPMVFVLALAGSLAEQKPVPETAGTLRTEKPLFAGLLVGTILIITGLTYFPALALGPLAEGLS; this is translated from the coding sequence ATGAGCCCCGTTCTCGCGGGCGTGCTCCAGCTGACAGCGCTCATCGCGGCGCTGGCCCTGGCGTACCGCCCCCTCGGCGACCACATGGCCGCCGTCTACACGTCCCCCAAGCACCTCCGCATCGAGAAGGCCGTCTACCGCTGCATAGGCGCCGATGCGGACACCCAGATGCGCTGGCCGGCCTATCTGCGCGGCGTCCTGGCGTTCTCCGCGGTGGGGGTGCTCTTCCTCTACCTGCTGCAGCGGGTCCAGGGCGGTATGCCGCTGTCCCTCGGCTTCGCGTCGATCAGCCCGGACCAGGCGTTCAACACCGCGGCGTCCTTCGTCGCCAACACCAACTGGCAGTCCTACAGCGGCGAACAGGCGATGGGCCACGTCGTACAGACCGCCGGTCTCGCCGTGCAGAACTTCGTCTCCGCCGCCACCGGCATGGCCGTCGCCATCGCGCTGGTCCGCGGCTTCGCCAGGTCCCGCACCGGCGAGCTCGGCAACTTCTGGGCCGACCTGGTCCGCGGCACCGTACGGGTGCTCGTGCCGATCGCGGTCCTCGGCGCCCTCGTCCTGGTCGCCTGTGGTGCCGTCCAGAATTTCTCGGGCATCCATGAGGTCGGCCAGTTCATGGGCGGCTCCCAGCAGACCAACGGTGGCGCGGTCGCCTCCCAGGAGGTCATCAAGGAACTGGGCACCAACGGGGGCGGTTACTTCAACGCCAACTCCGCCCACCCCTTCGAGAACCCCGACGCCTTCACCAACCTCTTCGAGGTCTTCCTGATCCTGGTCATCCCCTTCGCGCTCACCCGCACCTTCGGCAAGCTGGTCGGGAACGTGAAGCAGGGGTACGCCGTCCTCGCCACGATGGGCATCATCTGGCTCGGCTTCACGGCGCTGATGATGTGGAGCGAGTTCGCCCACGGCGGCCCGGCCCTGCAGGCCGCGGGCGCCGCCATGGAAGGCAAGGAGACCCGCTTCGGCATCGGCGGCTCCTCGATCTTCTCGGTGGCCACCACCCTCACCTCCACCGGCGCGGTGGACTCCTTCCACTCCTCCTTCACGGCCTTCGGCGGCGGCATCCAGCTGCTCGGCATGATGCTGGGCGAGATCGCCCCCGGCGGGGTCGGATCCGGGCTCTACGGCATGCTGGTCATGGCGATCATCGCGGTCTTCATCGCCGGGCTGATGGTGGGCCGCACGCCCGAATACCTCGGCAAGAAGATCGGCACCCGCGAGATCAAGCTCGCCGCCTGCTACATCCTCATCACCCCGACGCTGGTGCTCGGCTTCACCGCCGTCTCGATGGTGCTGCCGGACGCGCTGGGCTCGATGCTCAACACCAAGGCGCTGGGTGCCGGTTCGCACGGCTTCTCCGAGGTGCTGTACGCCTTCACCTCGGGCGCCAACAACAACGGTTCGGCCTTCGGCGGACTGAACGCCAACACGCCCTGGTACAACACCACGATCGGCCTGGCGATGCTGCTCGGCCGCTTCCTGCCGATGGTGTTCGTGCTCGCTCTGGCCGGCTCGCTCGCCGAGCAGAAGCCGGTCCCGGAGACCGCGGGCACCCTCCGTACCGAGAAGCCGCTGTTCGCCGGGCTGCTCGTCGGCACGATCCTGATCATCACCGGTCTGACCTACTTCCCGGCGCTGGCCCTCGGGCCGCTGGCGGAGGGGTTGTCATGA
- the kdpB gene encoding potassium-transporting ATPase subunit KdpB, with the protein MSTATPTRAPHQDVPSGHQPGDGRVGGGLFDPRQLLTSLPDALRKLDPRVMVKSPVMFVVEVGSVLTTIFACTAPSDWFGWAIAVWLWLTVLFANLAEAVAEGRGKAQADTLRKAKTDTVARRLSGSGEEQVPGTELRIGDRVVCESGDVIPGDGDVVEGVASVDESAITGESAPVIRESGGDRSAVTGGTKVLSDRIVIKITTKPGETFIDRMINLVEGAARQKTPNEIALNILLASLTIVFLLAVVTLQPFAIYAGAEQTMIVLLALLVCLIPTTIGALLSAIGIAGMDRLVQRNVLAMSGRAVEAAGDVSTLLLDKTGTITLGNRRAAEFVPVRGTTEAEVADAAQLSSLADETPEGRSIVVLAKEKYGLRERHQGELADAEWVPFTAQTRMSGVDTDGRKVRKGASGSVIAWVEERGGSVAEDAQQLTDAISQAGGTPLLVALEDESGPRVLGVIHLKDVVKEGMRERFTELRKMGIKTVMITGDNPLTAKAIADEAGVDDFLAEATPEDKMALIKREQAGGKLVAMTGDGTNDAPALAQADVGVAMNTGTSAAKEAGNMVDLDSNPTKLIEIVEIGKQLLITRGALTTFSIANDVAKYFAIIPAMFAVAYPGLDTLNIMRLSSPQSAILSAIIFNALIIVALVPLALKGVQYRPVSADRMLRRNLAVYGLGGLIAPFIGIKLIDLLLTLLPGIG; encoded by the coding sequence ATGTCCACCGCCACTCCGACCCGCGCTCCGCACCAGGACGTCCCCAGCGGGCATCAGCCCGGCGACGGCCGTGTGGGCGGCGGTCTCTTCGATCCAAGGCAACTGCTCACGTCCCTGCCGGACGCGCTGCGCAAACTCGACCCACGGGTGATGGTCAAGTCCCCCGTGATGTTCGTGGTCGAGGTCGGCTCCGTGCTGACCACGATCTTCGCCTGCACCGCCCCCTCCGACTGGTTCGGCTGGGCGATCGCCGTCTGGCTGTGGCTGACCGTGCTCTTCGCCAACCTGGCCGAGGCGGTCGCCGAGGGCCGCGGCAAGGCGCAGGCCGACACCCTGCGCAAGGCCAAGACCGACACCGTGGCACGCCGGCTGAGCGGCAGCGGCGAGGAGCAGGTGCCCGGCACCGAACTGCGCATCGGCGACCGCGTCGTGTGCGAGTCGGGGGACGTCATTCCCGGTGACGGCGATGTCGTCGAAGGGGTGGCATCCGTCGACGAGTCCGCCATCACGGGTGAGTCGGCTCCGGTCATCCGTGAGTCGGGCGGTGACCGCTCCGCCGTGACAGGCGGCACCAAGGTGCTCTCCGACCGCATCGTCATCAAGATCACGACGAAGCCCGGCGAGACCTTCATCGACCGGATGATCAACCTCGTCGAGGGGGCCGCACGGCAGAAGACCCCCAACGAGATCGCGCTCAACATCCTGCTCGCCTCGCTCACCATCGTCTTCCTGCTGGCGGTCGTCACCCTCCAGCCCTTCGCGATCTACGCGGGCGCCGAACAGACCATGATCGTCCTGCTGGCGCTCCTGGTCTGCCTCATCCCGACGACCATCGGCGCACTGCTCTCGGCCATCGGCATCGCCGGTATGGACCGGCTGGTGCAGCGCAACGTCCTGGCCATGTCAGGGCGCGCCGTCGAAGCCGCGGGCGATGTATCGACATTGCTGCTCGACAAGACCGGCACCATCACCCTCGGCAACCGCCGGGCCGCCGAGTTCGTCCCCGTCCGCGGCACCACCGAGGCCGAGGTCGCGGACGCCGCCCAGCTGTCCTCGCTGGCCGACGAGACCCCCGAGGGGCGCTCCATCGTCGTGCTCGCCAAGGAGAAGTACGGACTGCGCGAGCGGCACCAGGGGGAGCTGGCCGACGCCGAGTGGGTTCCCTTCACCGCCCAGACCCGGATGTCGGGTGTGGACACCGACGGGCGCAAGGTCCGTAAGGGCGCGTCAGGTTCGGTCATCGCCTGGGTCGAGGAACGCGGCGGCAGCGTCGCCGAGGACGCGCAGCAGCTCACCGACGCCATCTCGCAGGCCGGCGGCACCCCGCTGCTGGTCGCCCTGGAGGACGAGAGCGGCCCCCGCGTCCTGGGAGTCATCCACCTCAAGGACGTGGTCAAGGAAGGGATGCGCGAACGCTTCACCGAGCTGCGCAAGATGGGCATCAAGACCGTCATGATCACGGGTGACAACCCGCTGACGGCCAAGGCCATCGCCGATGAGGCCGGCGTGGACGACTTCCTCGCGGAGGCCACGCCCGAGGACAAGATGGCCCTCATCAAGCGGGAGCAGGCCGGTGGCAAGCTCGTCGCGATGACCGGCGACGGCACCAACGACGCCCCCGCGCTGGCACAGGCGGACGTCGGAGTGGCCATGAACACCGGCACCTCGGCCGCCAAGGAGGCCGGGAACATGGTGGACCTGGACTCCAACCCGACCAAGCTCATCGAGATCGTCGAGATCGGCAAGCAGTTGCTGATCACCCGGGGGGCGCTGACGACCTTTTCGATCGCCAACGACGTCGCGAAGTACTTCGCGATCATCCCGGCGATGTTCGCCGTGGCCTACCCCGGCCTGGACACCCTCAACATCATGCGGCTGTCCAGCCCCCAGTCTGCGATCCTCTCGGCGATCATCTTCAACGCGCTGATCATCGTCGCGCTGGTGCCCCTCGCCCTCAAGGGCGTGCAGTACCGGCCGGTCAGCGCCGACCGGATGCTGCGCCGCAACCTCGCCGTCTACGGGCTGGGCGGTCTGATCGCACCGTTCATCGGCATCAAGCTCATCGACCTGCTCCTCACTCTCCTCCCCGGAATCGGGTGA
- the kdpC gene encoding potassium-transporting ATPase subunit KdpC, giving the protein MTAVNNSVRNTARLIGAGLRALLVLTVICGVIYPLVVTGVAQAAFPGRANGSEVSSHGKVVGSSLIGQRYDKGKDKNGNPVPDLKFFQPRPSAGLGSNRANGINTQYDLQVSGASNLGATNTDLIKAVKERKQWVSETYGVPGSKVPADAVTSSGSGLDPDISPAYAQLQADRVAKENHLPGSTVRQLVTRHTDTRILGFMGEPRVNVLELNIALKDLVEGRAGA; this is encoded by the coding sequence GTGACCGCCGTGAACAACTCCGTACGCAACACCGCCCGGTTGATCGGGGCCGGCCTGCGCGCCCTGCTCGTCCTGACCGTGATCTGCGGCGTCATCTACCCGCTGGTGGTCACTGGCGTGGCGCAGGCGGCGTTCCCCGGCAGGGCCAACGGGTCCGAGGTGAGCTCCCACGGCAAGGTCGTCGGTTCGTCGCTGATCGGCCAGCGCTACGACAAGGGCAAGGACAAGAACGGCAACCCGGTCCCGGACCTGAAGTTCTTCCAGCCGCGCCCCTCGGCGGGCCTGGGCAGCAACCGGGCCAACGGCATCAACACCCAATACGACCTCCAGGTTTCCGGCGCCTCCAACCTGGGCGCCACCAACACCGACCTCATCAAGGCGGTGAAGGAGCGCAAGCAGTGGGTCTCCGAGACGTACGGGGTCCCCGGGTCGAAGGTCCCGGCGGACGCCGTCACCTCGTCGGGCTCCGGACTCGACCCGGACATCTCGCCCGCGTACGCCCAGTTGCAGGCGGACCGGGTGGCCAAGGAGAACCACCTGCCCGGCAGCACGGTGCGGCAGCTGGTCACCCGCCACACCGACACCCGCATCCTCGGCTTCATGGGGGAACCGCGGGTGAACGTACTGGAGTTGAACATCGCGCTCAAGGACCTGGTGGAGGGCCGGGCCGGGGCCTGA
- a CDS encoding GNAT family N-acetyltransferase, with the protein MTEAQPTTPRRTEVRLAHTADLGPATLKAARTLLYDVFDDMTAEDWEHALGGLHALVFEDGALIGHASVVQRRLLHDGRALRCGYVEGVGIRADRRGRGHGAAMMDALERVIRSGYDLGALGAADEAASFYAARGWQLWRGRSWTLTPDGIRRTPDEDGCIHVLPAPATPLNLDTDLACDWRDGDVW; encoded by the coding sequence ATGACCGAGGCACAGCCGACGACGCCCCGCAGGACCGAGGTCCGTCTCGCCCACACCGCCGACCTGGGCCCCGCCACCCTGAAGGCGGCCCGCACCCTCCTCTACGACGTCTTCGACGACATGACCGCGGAGGACTGGGAGCACGCACTCGGCGGTCTGCACGCCCTGGTCTTCGAAGACGGCGCGCTGATCGGGCACGCGTCCGTGGTCCAGCGACGCCTGCTGCACGACGGCCGGGCACTGCGCTGCGGCTATGTGGAGGGGGTCGGCATCCGCGCGGACCGGCGCGGACGCGGACACGGCGCGGCCATGATGGACGCCCTGGAGCGGGTCATCCGCAGCGGCTACGACCTCGGCGCGCTCGGCGCCGCCGACGAGGCCGCGTCCTTCTACGCCGCCCGGGGCTGGCAGCTGTGGCGCGGCCGGTCCTGGACCCTCACCCCGGACGGCATCCGGCGCACCCCCGACGAGGACGGCTGCATCCACGTCCTCCCCGCCCCGGCCACCCCCCTCAACCTCGACACCGACCTCGCCTGCGACTGGCGCGACGGTGACGTCTGGTGA
- a CDS encoding sensor histidine kinase KdpD, which yields MARGKLRIYLGAAPGVGKTYAMLSEAHRRVERGTDAVVAFVEHHGRPRTEVMLHGLEQLQRRELEYRGTVFTEMDVDAVLERGPAVALVDELAHTNVPGSRHGKRWQDVEELLEAGIDVISTVNIQHLESLGDVVESITGVRQRETVPDEIVRRADQIELVDMSPQAIRRRMAHGNIYQPDKVDAALSNYFRPGNLTALRELALLWVADRVDEYLQEYRAEHSIRSTWQARERIVVGLTGGPEGRTLIRRAARMAAKGSGSEVLAVYIARSDGLTSASPKELAVQRTLVEDLGGTFHHVIGDDIPSALLEFARGVNATQIVLGSSRRKAWQYIFGPGVGATVARESGPDLDVHIVTHDEVAKGRGLPVARGARLGRTRIIAGWLVGVAGPALLSLLLTGMANGPGLANDVLLFLFLTVVAALLGGQLPALASAAVGSLLLNFYFTPPTHTLTVSDPKNLVAIVVFFAVAVSVASVVDLAARRTHQAARLRAESEILSFLAGSVLRGETTLDALLERVRETFGMETVALLERAGDVEPWTCAGRAGSDHGRPLIRPEDADVDMPVGDHMALALTGRVLPAEDRRVLAAFAAQAAVVLDRQRLVGEAERARELAEGNRIRTALLAAVSHDLRTPLASIKASVTSLRSDDVAWSQEDEAELLAGIEAGADRLDHLVGNLLDMSRLQTGTVTPLFREIDLDEVVPMALGGVPEGSVTLDIPEELPIVAVDPGLLERSVANLVENAVKYSPDGTQVLVSASALGDRVELRIADRGPGVPDSAKDRIFEPFQRYGDAPRGAGVGLGLAVARGFAEAMGGTLAAEDTPGGGMTMVLTLRAAPGRPPSRPDLPAQATT from the coding sequence ATGGCACGCGGCAAGCTACGGATATATCTCGGCGCGGCACCGGGCGTCGGCAAGACGTACGCGATGCTGTCCGAGGCGCACCGGCGCGTGGAGCGGGGCACGGACGCCGTCGTGGCGTTCGTGGAACATCACGGCAGGCCCCGCACCGAGGTCATGCTGCACGGGCTGGAGCAGTTGCAGCGCCGGGAGCTGGAGTACCGCGGCACGGTCTTCACCGAAATGGACGTGGACGCGGTCCTGGAACGCGGTCCGGCCGTGGCGCTGGTCGACGAGCTGGCCCACACCAACGTCCCCGGCTCGCGCCACGGCAAGCGCTGGCAGGACGTCGAGGAGCTGCTGGAAGCCGGGATCGATGTGATCTCGACCGTCAACATCCAGCATCTGGAGTCACTCGGGGATGTCGTCGAGTCGATAACGGGCGTGCGGCAGCGCGAGACCGTGCCGGACGAGATCGTCCGCAGGGCCGACCAGATCGAGCTTGTCGACATGTCGCCCCAGGCGATCCGCCGTCGTATGGCGCACGGCAACATCTACCAGCCCGACAAGGTGGACGCCGCCCTGTCCAACTACTTCCGTCCGGGCAACCTCACCGCACTGCGCGAGCTGGCGCTGCTGTGGGTCGCCGACCGGGTGGACGAGTACCTGCAGGAGTACCGGGCGGAGCACTCGATCCGCTCCACCTGGCAGGCGCGGGAGCGCATCGTCGTCGGACTGACCGGCGGTCCTGAGGGCCGTACGCTGATCCGCCGCGCGGCGCGGATGGCGGCCAAGGGGTCGGGCAGCGAGGTGCTGGCCGTCTACATCGCCCGCAGCGACGGGCTGACCTCGGCCTCGCCCAAGGAACTCGCCGTCCAGCGGACGCTGGTGGAGGACTTGGGCGGCACGTTTCATCACGTCATCGGGGACGACATACCCAGCGCGCTGCTGGAGTTCGCGCGCGGGGTCAACGCCACCCAGATCGTGCTGGGCTCCAGCCGCCGCAAGGCCTGGCAGTACATCTTCGGGCCGGGGGTGGGGGCGACCGTCGCCCGCGAATCCGGGCCCGATCTCGATGTGCACATCGTCACCCACGACGAGGTCGCCAAGGGCCGGGGGCTGCCGGTGGCGCGCGGTGCGCGGCTGGGGCGCACCCGGATCATCGCCGGCTGGCTCGTCGGCGTCGCCGGGCCGGCCCTGCTCTCGCTGCTGCTGACCGGCATGGCGAACGGCCCCGGGCTGGCCAACGACGTCCTGCTCTTCCTCTTCCTGACGGTCGTCGCCGCGCTGCTCGGCGGGCAGCTGCCGGCCCTGGCGTCGGCCGCGGTCGGCTCGCTGCTGCTGAACTTCTACTTCACGCCGCCCACCCACACCCTCACGGTCAGCGATCCCAAGAACCTCGTCGCCATCGTGGTCTTCTTCGCGGTGGCCGTCTCGGTCGCCTCCGTGGTGGACCTCGCCGCCCGCCGCACCCACCAGGCGGCCCGGCTGCGTGCCGAGTCGGAGATCCTGTCGTTCCTCGCGGGCAGTGTGCTGCGCGGGGAGACGACCCTGGACGCCCTGCTGGAGCGGGTACGGGAGACCTTCGGCATGGAGACGGTGGCGCTGCTGGAGCGGGCCGGCGACGTCGAGCCGTGGACCTGCGCGGGCCGCGCCGGAAGCGATCACGGCAGGCCGCTGATACGCCCCGAGGACGCGGATGTCGACATGCCCGTGGGCGACCACATGGCGCTGGCGCTGACCGGCCGGGTGCTGCCCGCCGAGGACCGCCGGGTGCTGGCCGCGTTCGCCGCCCAGGCCGCCGTCGTACTGGACCGGCAGCGGCTGGTGGGCGAGGCGGAGCGGGCCAGGGAGCTGGCCGAGGGCAACCGCATCAGGACGGCGCTGCTGGCCGCGGTCAGCCACGATCTGCGGACCCCGCTGGCGAGCATCAAGGCCTCGGTCACCTCCCTGCGCTCCGACGACGTCGCCTGGTCCCAGGAGGACGAGGCGGAGCTGCTGGCCGGCATCGAGGCGGGCGCCGACCGGCTCGACCACCTGGTCGGCAACCTCCTGGACATGTCCCGCCTGCAGACCGGCACGGTCACCCCACTGTTCCGCGAGATCGACCTCGACGAGGTGGTGCCGATGGCGCTCGGCGGCGTCCCGGAGGGCAGCGTCACCCTCGACATCCCCGAGGAGCTGCCGATCGTCGCCGTCGACCCGGGGCTGCTGGAGCGCTCGGTCGCCAACCTGGTGGAGAACGCCGTGAAATACAGCCCGGACGGGACGCAGGTACTGGTCTCGGCCAGCGCGCTCGGCGACCGCGTGGAGCTGCGGATCGCCGACCGCGGCCCCGGGGTGCCGGACAGCGCCAAGGACCGGATCTTCGAACCCTTCCAGCGCTACGGTGACGCTCCGCGCGGTGCCGGCGTGGGCCTCGGACTGGCCGTGGCGCGCGGTTTCGCGGAGGCGATGGGCGGCACGCTCGCCGCCGAGGACACCCCCGGAGGCGGGATGACGATGGTCCTCACGCTCCGTGCCGCGCCCGGCCGGCCGCCGTCCAGGCCCGATCTTCCGGCCCAGGCCACGACATGA
- a CDS encoding response regulator codes for MNRVLVVDDEPQIVRALVINLKARKYEVDAAPDGATALRLAAARHPDVIVLDLGLPDMDGVEVIKGLRGWTRVPILVLSARQTSDEKVEALDAGADDYVTKPFGMDELLARLRAAVRRAEPTGPADDEVIVETEGFSVDLAAKKVNRGGRDIRLTPTEWHLLEVLVRNAGRLVSQKQLLQEVWGPSYGTETNYLRVYMAQLRRKLESDPSHPKHFITEPGMGYRFEQ; via the coding sequence GTGAACCGGGTGCTTGTGGTCGATGACGAGCCGCAGATCGTCCGCGCCCTCGTGATCAACCTGAAGGCGCGCAAATACGAGGTCGACGCCGCCCCCGACGGGGCCACCGCGCTCCGGCTCGCGGCCGCCCGCCACCCCGATGTCATCGTCCTCGACCTCGGTCTGCCCGATATGGACGGCGTTGAGGTGATCAAGGGGCTGCGGGGCTGGACGCGGGTGCCGATCCTGGTGCTCTCCGCGCGGCAGACCTCCGACGAGAAGGTGGAGGCGTTGGACGCCGGCGCGGACGACTACGTCACCAAGCCGTTCGGCATGGACGAACTGCTGGCCCGGCTGCGGGCGGCGGTGCGCAGGGCCGAGCCGACGGGGCCTGCCGACGACGAGGTGATCGTGGAGACGGAAGGTTTCTCCGTCGACCTCGCTGCGAAGAAGGTCAACCGCGGCGGCCGCGACATCCGGCTGACCCCCACCGAGTGGCATCTGCTGGAGGTCCTGGTTCGCAACGCCGGCCGGCTGGTCAGCCAGAAACAGCTGCTCCAGGAGGTCTGGGGGCCCTCGTACGGCACCGAGACCAACTACCTGCGGGTGTACATGGCCCAGCTCCGCCGCAAGCTGGAGAGTGATCCCTCGCACCCGAAGCACTTCATCACGGAGCCGGGGATGGGGTACCGCTTCGAGCAGTGA
- a CDS encoding OB-fold nucleic acid binding domain-containing protein — protein MSAGTRSEKPAGRFRRLLDRLSSSEEELQSAELQQDAQDAGCTRICDCDDRQIVKVTGTLRHVTLRPRAGVPALEAELFDGSAALDVVWLGRRSIVGIEPGRKLIASGRVSLSHGRRVLFNPKYELRPLGQE, from the coding sequence ATGAGTGCTGGGACCCGTTCCGAGAAGCCGGCCGGACGCTTCCGCCGGCTGCTCGACAGGCTGTCCTCCTCCGAGGAGGAGCTGCAGTCCGCCGAGCTGCAGCAGGATGCGCAGGACGCGGGGTGCACCCGTATCTGCGACTGTGACGACCGGCAGATAGTGAAGGTCACCGGCACCCTGCGGCATGTGACGCTGCGGCCGCGCGCCGGTGTGCCCGCGCTGGAGGCGGAGCTGTTCGACGGCTCCGCGGCGCTCGACGTGGTGTGGCTCGGCCGCCGCTCCATCGTCGGGATCGAGCCGGGCCGCAAGCTCATCGCCTCGGGCCGGGTCTCCCTGAGCCACGGACGCCGGGTGCTCTTCAATCCGAAGTACGAACTCCGACCGCTCGGACAGGAGTAG
- a CDS encoding DUF3159 domain-containing protein yields MTEAALFEAFGGVRGMVETVVPGLLFVTIFTINKDLHVSAIAALAVSLVLGAVRLIRKDTVKHAFSGVFGVAFGVVFAMMTGNAKDFYLPGMLYTLGLALAYMITTVAGVPLIGLILGPVFKENLSWRTRNPGRKKAYAKASWAWGLILFAKCAILFPLYWWADTAQLGWILIALKIPPFLLAVYLTWVFLAKAPPPIDVFAEMEAKEQAEKEAEERRRGEREVLDGVADDLYQGMASEVAAEAAADAADEPPRRARHRR; encoded by the coding sequence GTGACCGAGGCGGCGCTGTTCGAGGCGTTCGGCGGCGTACGCGGCATGGTGGAGACCGTGGTCCCCGGCCTGCTGTTCGTCACGATCTTCACCATCAACAAGGATCTGCACGTCTCGGCGATCGCCGCGCTGGCCGTCTCGCTGGTGCTGGGCGCGGTCCGCCTGATCCGCAAGGACACCGTCAAGCACGCCTTCAGCGGCGTCTTCGGGGTGGCCTTCGGCGTGGTCTTCGCGATGATGACGGGCAACGCCAAGGACTTCTACCTGCCGGGGATGCTCTACACCCTCGGACTGGCCCTCGCGTACATGATCACCACGGTCGCGGGCGTCCCGCTGATCGGGCTGATCCTGGGGCCGGTGTTCAAGGAGAACCTTTCCTGGCGCACCCGCAACCCGGGACGCAAGAAGGCGTACGCCAAGGCCAGCTGGGCCTGGGGGCTGATCCTCTTCGCGAAGTGCGCGATCCTCTTCCCGCTGTACTGGTGGGCGGACACCGCCCAGCTCGGCTGGATCCTGATCGCGCTGAAGATCCCGCCCTTCCTGCTAGCCGTCTACCTCACCTGGGTCTTCCTGGCGAAGGCTCCGCCGCCGATCGACGTCTTCGCCGAGATGGAGGCCAAGGAGCAGGCCGAAAAGGAGGCGGAGGAGCGGCGCCGCGGCGAGCGCGAGGTGCTGGACGGGGTCGCCGACGACCTCTACCAGGGGATGGCGTCCGAGGTTGCGGCCGAGGCGGCGGCGGACGCCGCCGACGAGCCGCCGCGCCGGGCCCGCCACCGCCGCTGA